In Helicobacter ganmani, a single genomic region encodes these proteins:
- the kpsM gene encoding capsule polysaccharide transporter KpsM yields the protein MTHIVQALFLRELKTRFGKNKRLGYFWVIGEPMSHILFFLIIFTVIRARSIPQVPVEMFLVTGFVPFFMFRNIIQQIISGVQANLALIAYKPVKPIHVFIARALLEICIYFSIFIIFMVGFGWFLDLPILPVNFLEVLIAFFGLALLGFAVGICLAFLSSELEYTQIFISYGINVFYFASAVLYPLWIMPNHIVELLLYNPVLQLLEMLRENYFPNYPLTNGINFIYPFSIAVILLFIGLWYYFFRYKYLGQIK from the coding sequence ATGACACATATTGTGCAGGCACTATTTTTGCGGGAGCTAAAAACACGTTTTGGCAAAAACAAACGATTAGGATATTTTTGGGTCATTGGAGAACCAATGTCGCATATTCTTTTTTTCTTAATTATTTTTACCGTGATTCGTGCAAGGTCTATTCCGCAAGTTCCCGTGGAAATGTTTTTAGTTACAGGATTTGTGCCATTTTTTATGTTTAGAAACATTATTCAGCAAATTATATCTGGAGTGCAAGCAAATCTTGCTTTGATAGCCTATAAACCTGTTAAGCCTATCCATGTTTTTATTGCACGCGCACTTCTTGAAATCTGCATTTATTTTTCTATTTTTATTATCTTTATGGTGGGATTTGGGTGGTTTTTGGATTTGCCTATTTTGCCTGTGAATTTTTTAGAAGTTCTCATTGCTTTTTTTGGATTAGCTCTTTTGGGATTTGCAGTAGGCATTTGTCTTGCTTTTTTAAGTAGCGAGTTAGAATATACACAAATCTTCATAAGTTATGGAATCAATGTTTTTTACTTTGCCTCTGCAGTTTTATATCCTTTGTGGATTATGCCCAACCATATTGTAGAGCTTCTGCTTTACAATCCCGTTTTGCAGCTTCTTGAAATGTTGCGAGAAAATTATTTCCCCAATTATCCTTTGACAAATGGAATTAATTTTATTTATCCTTTTTCTATTGCGGTTATTCTACTCTTCATTGGGCTTTGGTATTATTTTTTCCGTTATAAATATCTAGGACAAATCAAATGA
- the glmM gene encoding phosphoglucosamine mutase, with amino-acid sequence MKLFGTDGVRGEAGVKLDAFCALKLGIAAGIYYREHSKTNRILVGKDTRRSGYMLENALVSGLTAVGYEVIQIGPMPTPAIAYLTEDMRCDGGIMVSASHNPFMDNGIKFFGRSGYKIDEKDEARIEKIYHDTHQLENAQKRGKEVGSSKRIDDVVGRYIVHIKNSFPKDLSLHGIRVVIDCANGAAYKVAPTIFSELGAEVFVINDEPNGFNINENCGATQPLMLQEEVRKVRADIGFALDGDADRLVVVDEKGEVVHGDKLIGTLALAAKENKTLKNNTAVATIMSNYALEEFLKEHQIQLIRSNVGDKYVLESMLAQDLNLGGEQSGHIIFSDFAKTGDGLVSALQTIAYILKSKKPASKALDCFKLYPQILKNLNVDSKPALESLENYQALLETIESHNIRHLIRYSGTENKLRILLEGKEVKKLEKIMQECETYFKGKIC; translated from the coding sequence ATGAAACTTTTTGGAACAGATGGCGTAAGAGGCGAAGCGGGCGTGAAACTTGACGCATTCTGTGCGCTCAAACTTGGAATCGCAGCAGGCATTTATTATCGCGAACATTCTAAAACAAACAGAATCCTTGTCGGCAAAGATACTAGACGCAGCGGCTATATGCTTGAAAATGCTCTTGTTAGCGGACTTACAGCAGTTGGATATGAAGTCATACAAATTGGTCCAATGCCTACACCCGCGATTGCCTATCTCACAGAAGATATGCGGTGCGATGGAGGGATTATGGTCAGTGCAAGCCATAATCCCTTTATGGATAATGGAATCAAATTTTTTGGGCGCAGCGGTTATAAGATTGATGAAAAAGATGAGGCAAGAATTGAAAAAATTTATCACGATACTCATCAACTTGAAAATGCTCAAAAAAGAGGAAAAGAAGTCGGTTCTAGTAAGCGGATTGACGATGTTGTGGGACGCTATATTGTGCATATTAAAAACTCTTTTCCAAAGGATTTATCTTTGCACGGAATCCGTGTCGTGATAGATTGCGCCAATGGTGCAGCTTATAAGGTCGCACCTACAATTTTTAGCGAACTTGGAGCAGAAGTTTTTGTCATCAATGATGAACCCAATGGCTTCAATATCAATGAAAATTGTGGCGCGACACAGCCGCTTATGCTTCAAGAAGAGGTGCGCAAAGTGCGTGCAGACATTGGATTTGCACTTGATGGCGATGCAGATAGGCTTGTTGTTGTAGATGAAAAGGGCGAAGTCGTGCATGGTGATAAACTCATCGGAACTTTGGCACTCGCCGCCAAAGAAAACAAAACATTGAAAAATAATACCGCGGTTGCAACAATTATGAGCAATTATGCTTTAGAGGAATTTTTAAAAGAACATCAAATCCAATTGATTCGCTCCAATGTGGGAGATAAATATGTTTTAGAATCTATGCTTGCACAGGACTTGAATCTTGGTGGAGAACAAAGCGGACATATTATTTTTAGTGATTTTGCAAAAACAGGAGATGGGTTAGTAAGTGCCTTGCAAACCATTGCCTATATTTTAAAATCTAAAAAACCTGCCTCCAAAGCCTTAGATTGTTTTAAACTTTATCCCCAAATCTTAAAAAATTTAAATGTGGATTCCAAACCTGCATTGGAATCGCTAGAAAATTATCAAGCCTTGCTTGAAACCATAGAATCACATAATATTCGGCATTTAATCCGATATAGTGGCACAGAAAATAAGCTAAGGATTCTACTTGAGGGAAAAGAAGTTAAAAAATTAGAAAAAATAATGCAAGAATGTGAAACCTATTTCAAGGGAAAAATTTGCTAG
- the prfA gene encoding peptide chain release factor 1, whose product MLASKLQPFIKHYDEINKLLTDPEILKDIKRIAELSKEQSDLEELVQKSRLYLKNLQSIEENKLLLDDKDLGDLAKEEIKEAELQNESLESEIKILLLPKDPNDDKNIYLELRAGTGGDEAGIFVGDLFRTYVRYAELKSWKVEIISSSENNFGGYKEVIALIKGKGAYSRLKYEGGTHRVQRVPETESQGRIHTSAITVAIMPEVDDMEVTINPNDLRIEVFRAGGHGGQCVNTTDSAVRITHIPTGISVSMQDEKSQHKNKDKALKILKARIYEEQLEAQMEQNAQERKSQVGSGDRSERIRTYNYPQNRLTDHRVGLTLYSLEEIMLSGNLDMVIDPIVAYFQAEALQNSGIS is encoded by the coding sequence ATGTTAGCTTCCAAGCTTCAGCCTTTCATCAAACATTATGATGAGATTAACAAGCTCCTAACTGACCCAGAGATTTTAAAAGATATTAAACGTATTGCAGAGCTTAGCAAAGAACAAAGTGATTTAGAAGAGTTGGTGCAAAAATCGCGTCTATACCTTAAGAATCTCCAAAGTATTGAAGAGAATAAATTATTATTAGATGATAAAGATTTGGGAGATTTAGCAAAAGAAGAAATCAAAGAAGCAGAATTGCAAAATGAGTCTTTAGAATCAGAAATTAAGATTCTTTTGCTCCCAAAAGACCCAAATGACGACAAAAATATTTATTTGGAATTGCGCGCTGGTACAGGTGGAGATGAAGCGGGAATTTTCGTAGGCGATTTATTCCGCACTTATGTGCGTTATGCAGAATTAAAATCGTGGAAAGTAGAGATTATCAGCTCTAGTGAAAATAATTTTGGTGGCTATAAGGAAGTGATTGCCCTTATAAAAGGTAAGGGAGCATATTCAAGACTTAAGTATGAGGGCGGCACGCATCGTGTGCAGCGCGTGCCAGAAACAGAATCACAAGGGCGCATTCACACTTCGGCAATCACAGTGGCGATTATGCCAGAAGTAGATGATATGGAAGTTACGATTAATCCCAATGACCTGCGAATTGAGGTGTTTCGTGCAGGAGGGCACGGGGGACAATGCGTCAATACTACGGATTCCGCGGTAAGAATTACGCATATCCCGACAGGTATTAGTGTCTCTATGCAAGACGAGAAATCTCAACACAAAAACAAAGACAAAGCCTTGAAAATCTTAAAAGCTAGAATCTATGAAGAGCAATTAGAAGCGCAAATGGAACAAAATGCGCAAGAGCGAAAATCACAAGTAGGAAGTGGCGACAGAAGTGAGCGCATAAGAACTTACAATTATCCACAGAATCGCCTGACAGACCATCGCGTGGGTTTAACATTGTATAGCTTAGAAGAAATTATGTTAAGCGGTAATTTGGATATGGTGATTGACCCTATTGTGGCATATTTTCAAGCAGAAGCTTTGCAGAATAGTGGCATCTCTTAG
- the lspA gene encoding signal peptidase II, whose product MLVLSSDLYQKWINFGIAFVIIFALDQSIKWSFLLQGYQFGDMIYETRFVSLLLVYNKGVAFSMFAFLGDWLKFLQVLLLFGILIYLWKNQEFVQSHTLPLGIIFGAGFSNVLDRFIHGGVVDYIFWHYQFEFAIFNFADVMIDLGVVLILYQTFLRKDKSVS is encoded by the coding sequence TTGCTAGTCCTTTCATCGGATTTATATCAAAAATGGATAAATTTTGGTATAGCATTTGTTATTATTTTTGCATTAGACCAGTCCATCAAATGGTCCTTTTTATTGCAAGGCTATCAGTTTGGCGATATGATTTATGAAACTCGCTTTGTCTCTCTCCTTCTTGTTTATAATAAAGGTGTAGCATTTTCTATGTTCGCATTTTTGGGAGATTGGCTAAAATTTTTGCAAGTTTTACTTCTTTTTGGAATCCTTATTTACTTATGGAAAAATCAAGAATTCGTCCAATCCCATACTCTCCCTCTTGGAATCATTTTTGGAGCGGGATTTTCTAATGTCTTAGACCGCTTCATACACGGAGGAGTAGTGGATTATATTTTTTGGCATTATCAATTTGAGTTTGCAATTTTTAACTTTGCAGATGTGATGATTGATTTAGGGGTTGTTCTTATACTTTATCAAACATTTTTAAGAAAAGATAAAAGTGTGTCGTGA
- the hypF gene encoding carbamoyltransferase HypF gives MPKNKTNPSKTPPNSPLLSYEFRLQGVVQGVGFRPFVYKIATKHNLKGFVCNDTQGVFILVQGNKKDLKAFAKDLQNPPKAAKIAHFSKNPCSAHKLYQDFTIQQSQQNSLLSATIPADIALCQNCLEELFDPNNRRFGYSFISCTNCGARYSLISALPYDRKNTAMQKFQMCKECQSEYDNPNSRRFHSEINCCQVCGPKLFYTHHLKDFITAKEFLKNIPDSELYEKAKKHKLHFAHNPLEEAIKDLKKGKILAIKGIGGYALVCNALNTEAITLLRERKHRPRKPFAILCKDLKMAEHYVQLNADEKGILTSPIAPILLAETKSVESHTKSHALPLHCIAPNLKTLGIILPYAPLHYLLTHALDFPLIFTSANLSGEPIIKSFSAIIEHLGEVCDGILSYNREILNAIDDSLVQSYHLKEKNLLGNFQVMRRARGFLCDISLPLDTNHSQDFIALGAQQKATFCLHFRNKTLLSPYLGDLDNPASLSNFINTQQLFCTQYKADFKTSVLDLHPNYTQRDFVDKNTQTHFVQHHFAHLLSNIAENSIEHEVLGVIFDGTGYGIDGNIWGGEFLKWNPSKPLEFSRVAHFDNFALLGGEKAIRDIRRLGLEVLFNAFKEDYTQLNLLLLKSLKQEFGDSTLETFYHFHQSDKKILCNSVGRLFDAVSALCGVCFKVDYEGEGGMILESLATKDKTPKAYPYEIRDNLILWQFLIQAIYQDLQNAIPLPQIAFNFHYTLAKIIAAIAQDSTNIALSGGCFQNKLLTQLTLEALEGKKVYLHHQIPCNDGGISFGQAYYQCLSLRDP, from the coding sequence TCCAAAAGCAGCGAAAATCGCGCATTTCTCCAAAAATCCTTGTTCTGCACATAAACTTTATCAAGATTTTACGATTCAACAAAGCCAGCAAAACTCTCTTTTAAGTGCTACGATTCCAGCGGATATTGCGCTCTGTCAAAATTGCTTAGAGGAATTGTTTGACCCCAATAATCGCCGCTTTGGCTATTCATTTATTAGTTGCACAAATTGTGGCGCACGATATAGCCTCATCTCTGCCTTACCTTATGACAGAAAGAACACTGCAATGCAAAAATTTCAAATGTGCAAAGAATGTCAAAGTGAATATGATAATCCAAATTCACGCCGATTCCATTCAGAAATTAACTGCTGTCAAGTTTGCGGACCAAAACTATTTTACACCCATCATTTAAAAGACTTTATTACCGCAAAAGAATTCCTAAAAAACATTCCCGATTCCGAACTCTACGAGAAAGCAAAAAAACATAAGCTACATTTTGCGCACAATCCCTTAGAAGAGGCGATTAAGGATTTAAAAAAGGGCAAAATCCTAGCTATTAAAGGAATCGGAGGCTATGCGCTTGTATGCAATGCACTCAACACTGAAGCAATCACACTCTTAAGAGAGCGCAAACATCGTCCTAGAAAGCCTTTTGCGATTCTATGTAAAGACTTAAAAATGGCAGAACATTATGTGCAATTAAACGCAGATGAAAAGGGAATTTTAACCTCACCTATCGCACCGATTCTCCTTGCAGAGACAAAAAGCGTGGAATCACATACTAAATCCCACGCCCTGCCACTACACTGCATTGCCCCAAATCTTAAGACTTTAGGCATTATTCTGCCTTATGCGCCCTTGCATTATTTGCTGACCCATGCATTAGACTTTCCGCTGATTTTTACAAGTGCAAATTTAAGCGGAGAGCCTATCATCAAGAGTTTTAGCGCAATCATAGAGCATTTAGGAGAGGTATGCGATGGAATCTTATCCTATAATCGTGAGATTTTAAATGCAATAGACGATAGTTTAGTGCAATCTTATCATTTAAAAGAAAAAAATCTTTTGGGAAATTTCCAAGTTATGCGTCGTGCTAGGGGGTTTTTGTGTGATATTTCTTTGCCACTTGACACAAATCATTCTCAAGATTTCATCGCCTTAGGAGCACAACAAAAAGCAACTTTTTGTCTGCATTTTCGCAACAAAACCCTTTTAAGTCCGTATTTGGGAGATTTGGATAATCCAGCAAGTCTAAGTAATTTTATCAATACACAGCAACTTTTTTGCACGCAATACAAAGCAGATTTTAAAACCTCTGTGTTAGATTTACATCCAAACTACACACAAAGAGATTTTGTAGATAAAAACACACAAACCCACTTCGTCCAACACCATTTTGCGCATTTGCTTTCTAATATTGCAGAAAATTCCATTGAACACGAAGTTTTGGGTGTAATTTTTGATGGCACAGGCTATGGAATAGATGGCAACATTTGGGGTGGAGAGTTTTTAAAATGGAATCCTAGCAAACCTTTGGAGTTTTCTCGTGTCGCACATTTTGATAATTTCGCGCTTTTAGGGGGTGAAAAAGCCATTAGAGACATTCGGAGGCTTGGTTTAGAAGTCCTATTTAATGCTTTTAAAGAGGATTATACGCAATTAAATTTGCTCTTATTGAAATCTTTAAAGCAAGAATTTGGGGATTCTACACTAGAAACCTTCTATCATTTCCACCAATCAGACAAAAAAATACTCTGCAACTCTGTAGGGAGATTATTTGACGCAGTGAGCGCACTTTGTGGGGTTTGTTTCAAGGTAGATTATGAGGGAGAGGGTGGAATGATTTTAGAATCTCTTGCCACAAAAGATAAAACCCCAAAGGCTTATCCTTATGAAATAAGAGATAATCTTATCTTATGGCAATTTTTAATTCAAGCCATTTATCAAGATTTGCAAAATGCGATTCCTCTACCACAAATTGCATTCAATTTTCATTATACTTTAGCAAAAATCATTGCTGCCATTGCACAAGATTCTACAAACATTGCGCTTAGTGGCGGATGTTTTCAAAACAAGCTCTTAACACAATTAACACTAGAAGCCTTAGAGGGCAAGAAAGTCTATTTACATCATCAAATTCCCTGCAATGACGGCGGTATTAGCTTCGGACAAGCTTATTATCAATGTCTATCCTTGCGAGATCCTTAA
- the rpsT gene encoding 30S ribosomal protein S20 — MANHKSAQKRIRQTKTRTERNRYYKTRIKNMTRDLSEAIAAKDLNKAQEVFKQINKNFHSYVSKGILTKNTAARKISRLNTSVKKLALANV; from the coding sequence ATGGCAAATCATAAATCTGCGCAAAAACGTATTCGTCAAACAAAAACACGCACCGAACGCAATCGCTATTATAAAACAAGAATTAAAAATATGACAAGAGATTTAAGCGAAGCAATTGCTGCAAAAGACCTAAACAAAGCTCAAGAAGTATTTAAGCAAATCAACAAAAACTTCCACAGCTATGTCAGCAAAGGAATCTTGACAAAAAATACTGCTGCTAGAAAAATCAGTCGCCTCAACACTTCAGTAAAAAAACTTGCTTTAGCAAACGTTTAA
- a CDS encoding ABC transporter ATP-binding protein — MIRLEHLTKSYPLNKGRHYVFKDLTFEFPDDCSIGLMGRNGAGKSTLMRILGGMDMPDKGRVITDKKISFPIGIGTHFQSSLSSRDNIKFLARVYGYKGDALKEKIAFVEDFAEIGKFFDEPSGILSSGMKSRVLFGMSMAFDFDYYLIDEAGAVGDPAFKKKSEALYQEKLSTSKVILVSHSVSEIKKWCHKIIHIQDGVAKVYDDVDEGIKAYQGQ, encoded by the coding sequence ATGATTAGGCTTGAGCATCTCACAAAATCCTATCCTTTGAACAAAGGGCGGCATTATGTCTTTAAAGACTTAACCTTTGAATTTCCCGATGATTGCAGTATCGGACTTATGGGACGCAATGGAGCGGGCAAATCCACTTTAATGCGAATCTTAGGAGGAATGGATATGCCAGATAAAGGAAGAGTTATCACAGATAAGAAAATTTCTTTCCCTATTGGGATTGGAACGCATTTTCAATCCTCACTAAGCTCAAGAGATAATATCAAATTTCTTGCACGTGTTTATGGCTATAAAGGAGACGCATTAAAAGAAAAAATCGCTTTTGTGGAAGATTTTGCCGAAATTGGTAAATTCTTTGACGAACCTAGTGGCATCTTATCATCAGGGATGAAATCACGTGTCTTATTTGGTATGAGTATGGCGTTTGATTTTGATTATTATTTGATTGACGAAGCAGGAGCAGTAGGCGACCCAGCTTTCAAGAAAAAAAGCGAGGCACTCTATCAAGAAAAACTAAGCACCTCTAAGGTTATTTTGGTTTCTCATAGTGTTTCAGAAATCAAAAAATGGTGTCATAAAATCATACACATTCAAGATGGTGTAGCAAAAGTCTATGATGATGTAGATGAAGGCATCAAGGCGTATCAAGGACAATAA
- a CDS encoding phospholipase A, translated as MVWNKILQIIAFVFICSFNLWANSSKDKLSDSLEFKNDEKLKVLILNENMEVLEVIKVDTEKTNQLTLNLPKDKKVYVTFVQPQEAESPMDSNQLISSLKQESLHQSLAKEDSAIYEVESDKKTPYEGRFKRNEFMGGLLGFEPDRFNYIIPMNISSSKEPNQNKQVETKFQISIKKKLLDDLFAQDLDLYFAYTQQSFWQLYDNQNSRPFRESNYEPSLYFSYPLENYDLFFNRINFGYLHQSNGGDLSHSRSWDRIFAEGIYSYGNFVASLRAWYRIPEKAEKDDNPDITKYLGYGDLSFGYLWNKHLFTATLRNNLREDNKGAILLDYSYPIYKNLYLYLQFFNGYGESLQDYNNSINRFGIGILFNR; from the coding sequence ATGGTTTGGAATAAGATTCTACAAATAATCGCTTTTGTTTTTATATGTTCTTTTAATTTATGGGCAAATAGTTCCAAAGACAAACTTTCGGATTCCTTAGAGTTTAAAAACGATGAAAAGTTAAAAGTATTGATTTTGAACGAAAATATGGAAGTATTGGAAGTTATAAAAGTAGATACAGAAAAAACAAATCAATTAACATTAAATTTGCCAAAAGATAAAAAGGTTTATGTTACTTTTGTGCAGCCTCAAGAAGCAGAATCCCCAATGGATTCCAATCAACTAATCTCCTCATTAAAGCAAGAATCTTTGCATCAAAGCCTTGCAAAGGAGGATTCTGCTATTTATGAGGTAGAATCTGATAAGAAAACACCCTATGAGGGACGTTTTAAGCGCAATGAATTTATGGGCGGGTTATTAGGTTTTGAGCCAGATAGATTTAATTATATTATCCCAATGAATATAAGCAGCTCAAAAGAACCCAATCAAAATAAACAGGTGGAGACAAAATTCCAAATTAGCATTAAGAAAAAACTATTAGATGATTTATTTGCGCAAGATTTAGATTTGTATTTTGCCTATACGCAACAAAGTTTTTGGCAACTTTATGATAATCAAAACTCTAGACCTTTTCGTGAAAGCAATTATGAGCCGAGTTTATATTTTAGCTATCCTTTGGAGAATTATGATTTATTTTTTAATCGTATTAATTTTGGCTATTTACATCAAAGTAATGGTGGTGACTTGAGCCATTCTCGTAGTTGGGATAGGATTTTTGCGGAGGGAATTTATAGTTATGGAAATTTTGTTGCTTCTTTAAGGGCTTGGTATAGAATCCCAGAAAAGGCTGAAAAGGACGATAATCCAGATATTACTAAATACTTAGGTTATGGCGATTTGAGTTTTGGCTATTTATGGAACAAACATCTCTTTACAGCGACTTTGAGGAATAATTTGAGAGAGGATAATAAGGGAGCTATTTTATTGGATTATTCCTACCCAATTTATAAGAATCTTTATTTGTATTTGCAATTTTTCAATGGATATGGGGAGAGTTTGCAGGATTATAATAACTCCATTAATCGCTTTGGTATTGGTATTTTGTTTAATCGTTAG
- a CDS encoding capsule biosynthesis protein: MAFLKSLLQQPGFQKLLPFLKSFRIVYALMIFVVAYYLLIAADRYVSSITLSVRSINNDITPVSGLASLIGVNSSAREDVLFLKQYIHSLDMLNILDKEIQLKNLYASQIKDPFFMLRSHASQESFFKFYQKRVETVLDDTSGLLQVNVEGFSPQDAQTIAQAILKESERFINEISQSAAREQMAFAEQELLKAKTRLQTAKNELLAFQSRYGVFDPLKQAEAKANLTTGIESKIAEKETQLTTMQTYLNENAPQIIMLKSEINALKKQLAKETSKIVSSSNSKRLNDLAARFQDLTIEAQFAQDAYTVALTSIETTRIESSRKIKQLVVIQNASEPQDPEYPKKIYNILTIFVLLSAIYGIVKLIAMIIEEHKY; encoded by the coding sequence ATGGCTTTTTTAAAATCCCTTTTGCAGCAACCCGGCTTCCAAAAGCTTTTACCTTTCCTTAAAAGCTTCAGAATCGTATATGCGCTAATGATATTTGTAGTTGCTTACTATTTACTCATTGCAGCTGACCGCTATGTAAGTTCTATTACTTTAAGTGTGCGTTCTATCAATAATGATATTACACCCGTTAGCGGTTTGGCTTCTCTTATTGGTGTAAATTCAAGCGCAAGAGAAGATGTGCTATTTTTAAAACAATACATTCACTCTCTTGATATGCTCAATATTCTTGATAAAGAGATTCAACTCAAAAACCTTTACGCCTCCCAAATAAAAGACCCTTTCTTTATGTTGCGCAGCCATGCAAGTCAAGAGAGTTTTTTTAAGTTTTATCAAAAGAGAGTAGAAACCGTCCTTGATGATACTTCTGGATTATTACAGGTGAATGTTGAAGGTTTCTCACCACAAGATGCACAGACCATTGCACAGGCTATCTTAAAGGAATCCGAACGCTTTATTAATGAAATCTCACAAAGTGCCGCAAGAGAACAAATGGCATTTGCAGAACAAGAACTTTTAAAAGCAAAAACACGTTTGCAAACTGCCAAAAATGAGCTTTTGGCATTCCAGAGTCGTTATGGCGTTTTTGACCCACTCAAACAAGCAGAAGCAAAAGCCAACCTGACAACAGGAATTGAAAGCAAAATTGCTGAAAAAGAAACACAATTAACCACTATGCAAACCTATCTTAACGAAAACGCACCACAAATCATTATGCTAAAATCTGAAATTAATGCTTTGAAAAAACAATTAGCCAAAGAAACTTCCAAAATCGTTTCTTCTAGCAATTCCAAACGACTTAATGATTTAGCAGCAAGATTTCAAGATTTGACCATTGAAGCACAATTTGCTCAAGACGCATACACCGTAGCACTTACTTCCATTGAAACCACGAGAATAGAATCTAGCCGTAAAATCAAGCAACTTGTTGTGATTCAAAATGCTAGTGAGCCACAAGACCCAGAATACCCCAAAAAGATTTATAACATTCTCACCATTTTTGTGCTTTTATCCGCCATTTATGGTATTGTTAAACTCATCGCAATGATTATAGAGGAGCATAAATACTAA